The following DNA comes from Cystobacter fuscus DSM 2262.
CGAGATGCTCGTGCCCGTGGAGCTGCGCCACACGGTGGTGGACAAGGAGATGGAGGCGGCCGAGCACCATGGCGTCTACACGGGCGAGGGCTGGCGTTCTCGCCGGGGAGGAGGCCGGTTCTGGGCCGACATCACCGTGAGTGCCCTGCACAAGGAGGGCGGCGCGCTGCGCGGCTTCGTCGTGGTGCTGCGCGACGCCACCGAGCGCCGGCGCATGGAGGAGGAGCAGCGGCGTTCCAACGAGTTCCGCGAGCGGCTGCTGGGCATCGTCAGCCACGATCTGCGCAGCCCCTTGCAGGCCATCATCCTCCATTCGCAATTGCTCTCGCGCCAGGTGAATGATCCCAAGGTGAAGAACGCCACCACGCGCATCAACCTGGGCGCCGAGCGCATGACGCGGATGATCGCCGACCTGTTGGACTTCACCCGGGGCCGGCTGGGCGGCGGCATCCCGGTGGATCGCCGGCCCGATGATCTCTTCACCCTCACCGCCGAGGTCGTCGAGGAACTGCAGCTCATGGCCCCCCAAAACCCCATCGAGCTGAGCACCCACGGCGACGGCCAGGGCGAGTGGGACCGGGGCCGCCTCATCCAGGTGGTGCAGAACCTGGTGACCAACGCCGTGAAGCATGGCGCCCAGGGACAGCCCGTCCAGGTGACGTTGACGGGAATGGATGACCTGGTGGTGATGCGCGTGCGCAACCAGGGCCAGCCCATTCCGCCCGAGTTCGTGCCCCACCTGTTCGATCCCTTCCGCCGGGCCGCGTCGCAGGAGAAGAGCGATCCGCTGTCCGGGCTGGGGCTGGGGCTCTACATCGCGCAGGAGATCGTGCACGCCCATGGCGGCACCATCCACGTGGACTCCGGCCTGGAGGCAGGGACGACCTTCACCCTGCACCTGCCGCGCAAGGCCGCGCACCGCAGCGACTACCGGCGCACGAGCGCCCGCCCCGAGCACAGGGAGGCCCCCGCCTCGCGGGAAGAGGAGCACACGTGACGCGCGGCCCGGGGAGCACGCCCCCGGTGTCGCCTCGACTCGCCACGCCGGCGGACAACGAGCGGCTGCTCGAGCTGTTCGGCGCGGTGCCCATGCAGGGCGAGCTGGTGCTGTCCACCCAACGCTCCCCGGACTTCTTCCGCCTCTATGACATCCAGCGGGGGACGGCGGAGGTGTGGGTACACGAGGCGGCGGAGGGGCTCTCCGCCATGGGGACCTTCTTCGCACGCGAGGGCTGGCTCGATGGCCGTGCGTGCCGCGTGGGCTACCTGGGAGATCTGCGCACGCGCTTCTCCGCGAGACGGCAGCGGAGCGTGGCGCGCTTCTACGGGCCCCTGCTGGAGGAGGTGGCCCGGCGGCTGGGCGTGGAGACCTTCCTCACCTCGGTGATGGCCACCAATGCCGCGGCGCTCCAGGCGCTGGTGAGACGCCGGGAGCGCCGCGTGGCCCAGCCGGAGTACACGCTCTTGCGCCGCTTCTCCGCGGTGTCCGTGCACTTCACCCATCGCCGCGCGCCGCGCCCGGGCCGCTTCCACGTGCGCCGCGCCCGGCCCGAGGACGTGCCGGCCATGGTGGCACTGCTGGACGCGGATCACCGCACGCGCCCCTTCGGCTACCGCTACGACCAGGGGGAGCTGCAACACCGCTTGGCGCACTGGCCGGGGCTCGGCGTGGACGGGTGCTACCTGGCCTTCGACGAGCGCGGGGCGCTGGTCGGCTGCACCTCGGTGTGGGATCCCCACGAGGTGAAGCGCTACCGGGTGCTGGCGTACCGGGGCTCGATGCGCTGGGTGAAGTGGGGCTACGACGCGATGGCCACCGTGCTGCGCTCGCCCCGCCTGCCCGAGCCCGGCCAGGACTTCCGCTACTTCTACCTGTGCGACACCAGCATCACCGGCGACAATCCCGCCATCCTGCGCGCCCTCGTGGAGCGCGTGTACGCGGATCATCAGGACCGGGGCTACCACTTCTTCTCCCTCTACATGGGGGAGGCGGATCCGCTCCAGCCGGCCCTGCGGGGCTTCTTCCAGCGGCGCCTGGACTTCCACCTCTACGCGGTGACCCCGGCGAGCCTCGCGGGGCGGCCCCCCCCGCCCGGGGGACGGACGGGCTTCGAGATGGCCCTGGCGTGAGCCCGCGGGTTGCGGCACGTGCCCGCCGCGCCCATGCTCCGCGCATGCCACGACTCCGACTTCCGGGCGCCCTGCTCGCCCTGCTGCTCACGGGGGCCGGCTGTGCCGCGAGCCGCGCCGCCCGCCCCGTCTCCGAGGAGGACCGGGAGGGCTACGAGGCGCGCCTGCGAAAGGCCCAGGCCCTCCAGCGCGGGGCCCACCTGGACGCCTCGCGCGAGGAGCTGGAGTCCCTCGCACGCGACGTCGGAGAGCGGCTCGAGAAACACCCCCGGGACGTGGGGCTGCACACGGTGCTCGCGCGCGCCGCCCTCGCCCTGCACCAGCCCGACAGGGCCCGCGTGGAGACCGAGCGGGTGCTCGCGCTCGCGCCGGATCAAGCCGAGGCCCACTACCTCCAGGCCTTCCTCCTGGGCGGGGCCCGTCAGCCCGCCGCCGCCCTCGCCGAGGCCCGGAGCGCCACGCGGCTCGCCCCCCACCAGGGCCGCTACTGGCAACTGCTCGGCACGCTCCATTTGCAGTTGGAGCAGCCCACCGAGGCGCGCGCCGCCCTCACCCGGGCGCTCGAAGTGGAGCCGCGCGACGCCCAGGGCCACTTCCTGCTCGGCCTGCTGTCGCTCGAGGAGGGCAAGCCCGACGAGGCGCTCACCGCCCTCGAGCGGGCGCGCGAGCTGGAGCCGGACTACGTCATGGCCCACACCCATGCCGGACAACTCCTCCAGCAACGGGGCGAGTCCGCCGCCGCCCTGGCGTGCTTCCAGAAGGCCGCCACGCTGGAGCCCCGGAACTGGCGGACGCGGGAGTCGCTGGTGCAGGTGCACCAGGCGCTCGGGAACATGGCGCGGCGGGACGCCGAGCGAGAGGCCCTGCTCGAGCTGCATCAGGAGGGGCTCGTGGCGCAGGACTACTTCATCCGGGAGCGCTTTGGCGAGGGCGAGCACACCGTGGTGGTGGTGGAGGACTTCGAGCTGAAGGGAGACTGGGCGAAGCGCTACGAGTTCCAGGTGTACGCGCCCGGAGGCAAGCAGCCCGTGCGTGTCGTCTCCCTGGGCTCCTACGCCTTCACCAACGCCTTCGCCCACGAGCACGACCCCTCGCTCCCGCGCCTGTTCCACCTGGACGCCTACGCCCCGGACAACACCCACGAGACGTATGGCCTCTTCCAGGGCGAGCCCTCCTACGACGACACCCGGGCGAAGGTGCTGGCCATCCTGCGCGGAGAAGTCGAGCCCACGTCCTCGACGAAGCCCGGCGCGGGGTGAGCCCTCACGAGGCCAGGGCCGGGCGAGGCTCGGCGAGGCGCGCGTGCTGGGGCAGCAGCAGGGAGAAGGTAGTGCCCCGGCCCAGCTCGCTGTGCACCCGCAGCTCGCCGCCCATCTTCTCCACGAGCGCGTGGCTCACCGACAGCCCCAGCCCCGTGCCCGAGCCCGCCGGCTTGGTGGTGAAGAACGGATCGAAGATGCGCGGCAGCACCTCCGGGGCAATCCCGTGTCCGGTGTCCGAGATATCGACGCGCACACACTCGCCCTCGCGCACGGTGCGCACGCACAGCGTGTGCTGCCGCGGGCCGCCGGGCTGCATCGCCTGGATCGCGTTGATGATCAGGTTGAGGAACACCTGGCTCAACCGCCCTCCGCTGGCGAGCACCGGAGGCAGCTCCTCGTCGAGGCTCTTCTCCAGCCGGGCCGTGCTCTTGAGCTCGGGCGAGGCCATGCGCAGCGCGAAGTCGAGGCTCGCGTTGACGTCCACGGGCGAGAACGCCTCGTCGGAGGAATGGGAGAAGAAGCGCATGTCGCGCACGATGTCCCGGATGCGCTGACAACCCTCGATGGACTCGGCCAGCACCTCTCCAGCCTCGCCGAGCACCGACTGCAACTGCTCCGGAACGCCGGGCAGCTCCGCCAGCCGCCGCTCCAGATCCTCGCGCCAGCTGTGCAGGAAGTTCAGGTTGGAGAGCACGAAGGCCAGGGGGTTGTTGATCTCATGGGCGATGCCCGCGGCCAGGGCCCCCATGGACGCGAGCCGATCATTCTGCAGGCTCTGCCGCTCCAGGCGCCGCCGCTCGGTGAGATCATGCCCCACGAGCAGCAGCCGCCGCGCCGAGCCCACCTCCTGGAGCGAGGCGGCCACGTCCATCACCACGCGCTCCCCGCGATGCAAACGCAGCCCCAGGTTGTCCACGCGCGCCGAGCCGTGCGTGCGCACCTCGCGCAACGCCCGGAGCACCGTCTCGCGCTCGTCCGGCGCGACGAGCGTCTCGAAGGGCACACCCAGGAACCGGCCCGCCTCGCCCCCCAGCAGCCGCGCCGCCACCGGGTTGAGCTCCAACACGGCTCCCCCCTCGTCGAGCAGCAGCACCGCATCCCCCGAGGACTCGAGGAGCTGCTGGTTGCGCGCCTCGGTCTGCTTCACCTTCAGGCGCAGGCGCAAGAGCAGCTCCACCTGGCGCTTGAGCGCGAGCAGATCCCGGCGCTGCGTCTCGGTCAGCTTCCGGGGTACGGAATCCAGGACACACAGCGTGCCCAGGAGGAACCCGTCCTCGGACTGGAGGGGAGCCCCGGCGTAGAAGCGCAGGGAAGGCGCCCCCGTCACGAGCGGGTTGGTGGCGAAGCGCGCGTCCTCGCGGGCGTCCTCCACGACGAAGAGTTCCTCACGCTCGATGGCGAAGGTGCAGAAGGAGATACAGCGCTCCGTCTCCGACACTCCGGGCAGTCCCACGTTCGCCTTGAACCACTGCCGATCCCGATCCACCAGGCTCACCAGCGCCATGGGCACACCACACAGGCTCGCCGCGAGCTGCACGACGTCGTCGTACTCGCGCTCGGGGGGCGTATCCAGGATGGCGTGGCGATCAAGCGCCTCGATGCGCTTCTCTTCGTACAGAAGACCGGGGGAAAGCATGATCCCGATATGAGGAGTCTTCGCCCGGAACGACACCGGGCCCTTGCCTCGACTGTGTGGCGCCAGACAGAGCTGGCGCACCAGAGACTTCCCTTTGAAAATCACGGTATTCCTACACCTTGGCGGGTGTGGATGAACCCGCCACTTCCGACTCCATCACCCGACAACTCTCCGGTGCCCCCACCCCTCGGACGCGGGATCAGGACTCCTGGGAGTCGAAGCGGTGGTGGCGCGCCGTGTCGCGCATGAGCAGGTAGACCAGGAGCGAGCAGAAGATGCCGCCGGTCACGTACCAGTAGAACCAGGACTCGTGGCCCTGGAGCTTGAACCAGGTGCCCACGTACTCGGCCGTTCCGCCGAACACGGACACCGTCAGGGCATAGGGCAGCCCCACGCCCAGGGCGCGGATGCTCGCGGGGAACAGCTCCGCCTTCACCACGGCGTTGATGGAGGTGTAGCCCGAGACGATGACGAGCGCCGTCATCACCAGGAGGAAGGCGGTGAAGGAATCACGCGTGCTCGTGAGCGCGGTGAACAGGGGCACGGTGCACAACGTGCCCAGCAGACCAAAGCCCATGAGCACCGGCCGACGGCCCACCTTGTCGGACAGCAGGCCGAAGGCGGGCTGCAGGAGCATGTAGAGGAAGAGCGAGCCGGCGGAGATGAGCGTGGCGTCGTCGCGCGACAGGCCCACGGAGCTCACCAGGAACTTGGGCATGTAGACGGTGTACGTATAGAAGGCGAGCGTGCCGCCCAGGGTGAGCCCGATGACGAGGGCGATCTCCCGGGGATGGCGGGCGAGCTCGAGCATGGGCCGGTACTCCGTGCGCCTGGCGGCCACCACCTGGAAGGCCTCCGTCTCCACCATGTTGCGGCGCATGTAGAAGCCGAAGATGGCGAGCGCCGCGCCACACAGGAAGGGGATGCGCCAGCCCCAGGCCTCCAGCTCGGGCCCGGTGAGCACCAGACGCTGGAGCACCAGCAGCGTCAGCGTCGCGAGCAACTGGCCCATGATGAGCGTGACGTATTGGAAGGAGCTGTAGAAGCCGCGGTGGCGCGAGGTGGCCACCTCGCTGAGATAGGTGGCGCTGGTGCCGTACTCGCCTCCGAGCGACAACCCCTGGAGCAGCCGGGCCAGGACGAGCACGATTGGCGCCAGGATGCCCACCTGCTCATAGGTGGGGCACAGGGCGATGACGAGCGAGCCCAGACACATCAGGGACACGGAGAGTGTCAGCGCGGCGCGCCGCCCGCGCGAGTCGGCGTAGAGCCCCATCAACCAGCCGCCGATGGGACGGATGAGGAAGCCGAGCGCGAAGATGCCCGCCGCGTTGAGCTGCCGCACGAGCGGGTTGTCGCCGGGGAAGAACGACGGGGCGAAGTACAGCGAGAAGGCCGAGTAGATGTAGAAGTCGTACCACTCGATGAGGTTGCCGACCGAGCCGCCGAAGATGGACAGCAGGCGTTGGCGGACTCGGGGTGCGTCGGAGGAAGGGGTCGGGCTCACCGCATCGCTTCTATCCCATCATGGCGCCAGGACGATGCCCGTCGGCGAGGGCCGCTCGGCGGCCTGCCCTGAATATTCCGCGCCGCGCGGACGTCGGTCCCTCAACGTTTTCCCTCTTGAAGGAATACACAACATGGCTCGCATGGCGTCCAAGCGGTTCACCTTCTTCCTGGCGATGGCGGTGACGATGACCTTGTCCGGGTGCGTCGTCGAGGGCGGCGGTGGACACGGCCACGTGGACCCCCCGCCTCCTCCTGTTCCCTCGTACCCCGGCTGCCCCGCGCTCCTGGGTGGAGGCAACTCGG
Coding sequences within:
- a CDS encoding sensor histidine kinase, with the protein product MAREFLEPIEQLRVLVVDDNPADRLMAVRVLRRAFPGILLEEVGEEAQWDQVLGHERFDAVLVDYLLPWTTGLDLLHDVQRTWPGIPVIMLTGTAEEWQALQAVQEGLEEYLPKTPESYAVLPRALRFALERTRQRQALIESKETLHLVIEGVYGHAIFMLDAERRIVSWNAGAQSITGYSEREVLGQPYREMLVPVELRHTVVDKEMEAAEHHGVYTGEGWRSRRGGGRFWADITVSALHKEGGALRGFVVVLRDATERRRMEEEQRRSNEFRERLLGIVSHDLRSPLQAIILHSQLLSRQVNDPKVKNATTRINLGAERMTRMIADLLDFTRGRLGGGIPVDRRPDDLFTLTAEVVEELQLMAPQNPIELSTHGDGQGEWDRGRLIQVVQNLVTNAVKHGAQGQPVQVTLTGMDDLVVMRVRNQGQPIPPEFVPHLFDPFRRAASQEKSDPLSGLGLGLYIAQEIVHAHGGTIHVDSGLEAGTTFTLHLPRKAAHRSDYRRTSARPEHREAPASREEEHT
- a CDS encoding GNAT family N-acetyltransferase encodes the protein MTRGPGSTPPVSPRLATPADNERLLELFGAVPMQGELVLSTQRSPDFFRLYDIQRGTAEVWVHEAAEGLSAMGTFFAREGWLDGRACRVGYLGDLRTRFSARRQRSVARFYGPLLEEVARRLGVETFLTSVMATNAAALQALVRRRERRVAQPEYTLLRRFSAVSVHFTHRRAPRPGRFHVRRARPEDVPAMVALLDADHRTRPFGYRYDQGELQHRLAHWPGLGVDGCYLAFDERGALVGCTSVWDPHEVKRYRVLAYRGSMRWVKWGYDAMATVLRSPRLPEPGQDFRYFYLCDTSITGDNPAILRALVERVYADHQDRGYHFFSLYMGEADPLQPALRGFFQRRLDFHLYAVTPASLAGRPPPPGGRTGFEMALA
- a CDS encoding tetratricopeptide repeat protein yields the protein MPRLRLPGALLALLLTGAGCAASRAARPVSEEDREGYEARLRKAQALQRGAHLDASREELESLARDVGERLEKHPRDVGLHTVLARAALALHQPDRARVETERVLALAPDQAEAHYLQAFLLGGARQPAAALAEARSATRLAPHQGRYWQLLGTLHLQLEQPTEARAALTRALEVEPRDAQGHFLLGLLSLEEGKPDEALTALERARELEPDYVMAHTHAGQLLQQRGESAAALACFQKAATLEPRNWRTRESLVQVHQALGNMARRDAEREALLELHQEGLVAQDYFIRERFGEGEHTVVVVEDFELKGDWAKRYEFQVYAPGGKQPVRVVSLGSYAFTNAFAHEHDPSLPRLFHLDAYAPDNTHETYGLFQGEPSYDDTRAKVLAILRGEVEPTSSTKPGAG
- a CDS encoding sensor histidine kinase; translation: MLSPGLLYEEKRIEALDRHAILDTPPEREYDDVVQLAASLCGVPMALVSLVDRDRQWFKANVGLPGVSETERCISFCTFAIEREELFVVEDAREDARFATNPLVTGAPSLRFYAGAPLQSEDGFLLGTLCVLDSVPRKLTETQRRDLLALKRQVELLLRLRLKVKQTEARNQQLLESSGDAVLLLDEGGAVLELNPVAARLLGGEAGRFLGVPFETLVAPDERETVLRALREVRTHGSARVDNLGLRLHRGERVVMDVAASLQEVGSARRLLLVGHDLTERRRLERQSLQNDRLASMGALAAGIAHEINNPLAFVLSNLNFLHSWREDLERRLAELPGVPEQLQSVLGEAGEVLAESIEGCQRIRDIVRDMRFFSHSSDEAFSPVDVNASLDFALRMASPELKSTARLEKSLDEELPPVLASGGRLSQVFLNLIINAIQAMQPGGPRQHTLCVRTVREGECVRVDISDTGHGIAPEVLPRIFDPFFTTKPAGSGTGLGLSVSHALVEKMGGELRVHSELGRGTTFSLLLPQHARLAEPRPALAS
- a CDS encoding MFS transporter, translating into MSPTPSSDAPRVRQRLLSIFGGSVGNLIEWYDFYIYSAFSLYFAPSFFPGDNPLVRQLNAAGIFALGFLIRPIGGWLMGLYADSRGRRAALTLSVSLMCLGSLVIALCPTYEQVGILAPIVLVLARLLQGLSLGGEYGTSATYLSEVATSRHRGFYSSFQYVTLIMGQLLATLTLLVLQRLVLTGPELEAWGWRIPFLCGAALAIFGFYMRRNMVETEAFQVVAARRTEYRPMLELARHPREIALVIGLTLGGTLAFYTYTVYMPKFLVSSVGLSRDDATLISAGSLFLYMLLQPAFGLLSDKVGRRPVLMGFGLLGTLCTVPLFTALTSTRDSFTAFLLVMTALVIVSGYTSINAVVKAELFPASIRALGVGLPYALTVSVFGGTAEYVGTWFKLQGHESWFYWYVTGGIFCSLLVYLLMRDTARHHRFDSQES